The following are from one region of the Salvia splendens isolate huo1 chromosome 2, SspV2, whole genome shotgun sequence genome:
- the LOC121773600 gene encoding uncharacterized protein LOC121773600, whose protein sequence is MTSFLEDDLLPNECEERVFCSAARVCTEGRAVRIQCASSTFSVKGSTHSWYKHHIANVMYACIILHNMIIHDEGQRASDWSDDEAGPSVGHATPLVVRGLPYGVSERLQAQESMSNQQAHLQLMNVMIEEVWIRSGS, encoded by the coding sequence ATGACCAGTTTTCTTGAAGACGATCTCCTGCCCAACGAATGCGAGGAGAGAGTTTTTTGCAGCGCAGCAAGAGTCTGCACGGAAGGACGTGCAGTGAGGATTCAGTGTGCTTCAAGCACGTTCAGTGTGAAAGGCTCGACTCATTCCTGGTACAAACATCATATCGCCAATGTCATGTACGCGTGTAtcatcttgcacaacatgattattcACGATGAAGGTCAAAGAGCTAGCGATTGGTCCGACGATGAAGCCGGTCCGAGCGTAGGTCATGCAACCCCACTGGTCGTTCGAGGTTTACCCTATGGAGTCAGCGAGAGATTACAAGCTCAGGAGAGCATGAGCAACCAACAAGCTCATCTTCAACTCATGAACgtcatgattgaagaagtttggatACGTAGTGGTTCTTGA